A part of Synechococcus sp. KORDI-49 genomic DNA contains:
- a CDS encoding DUF3303 domain-containing protein: protein MQLYLADIQFDDIDMQKAAYAQFVELWESGAMAKEDKFEGFELLFRVHAPGEGRVVVLCRAESDKQLFAHFAPWRAQFGMVVEFTPVISCQNVVDYHKELFAKLAG from the coding sequence ATGCAACTTTATCTGGCTGATATCCAGTTCGATGACATCGACATGCAGAAGGCGGCCTATGCCCAGTTCGTCGAACTCTGGGAAAGTGGTGCCATGGCAAAGGAAGACAAGTTCGAAGGTTTTGAACTGCTGTTCCGCGTTCATGCTCCCGGCGAAGGCCGCGTCGTGGTGCTTTGTCGCGCAGAAAGTGACAAACAGCTGTTTGCCCACTTCGCACCCTGGCGTGCTCAGTTCGGCATGGTTGTTGAATTCACACCGGTGATCAGCTGCCAGAACGTCGTTGATTACCACAAGGAACTCTTCGCCAAGCTCGCCGGCTGA
- a CDS encoding RNA helicase: MTSTAPPTTDPGAEGPAPLDLAGIFPFPLDGFQLEAIDALNQGHSVVVSAPTGSGKTLVGEYAIHRALAHGQKVFYTTPLKALSNQKLRDFRDQFGEQNVGLMTGDLSVNREASIVVMTTEIFRNMLYAEADEHDDPLADVEAVVLDECHYMNDSQRGTVWEESIIHCPPPVQLVALSATVANAGQLTDWIEKVHGPTQLVISDHRPVPLQFSFCSAKGLHPLLNEQGTGLHPNCKVWRAPKGQKRKGRSPKPPQPEPPPISFVVAQMAERDMLPAIYFIFSRRGCDKAVRDLGVQCLVSPEEQARIRERFTAYSQANPEAVRDGLHADALLRGIAAHHAGVLPAWKELIEELFQQGLVKVVFATETLAAGINMPARSTVISALSKRTERGHRPLMGSEFLQMAGRAGRRGLDSRGYVVTVQSRFEGVREAGHLATSPADPLVSQFTPSYGMVLNLLQRHDLDKARELVERSFGRYLASLDLVEEEDILSQLRLQLGQLEGVAGDVPWEDFENYEKLRGRLREERRLLRILQQQAEETLANELTLALQFASTGTLVSLKSPQLRGRVTPAVIVEKVNGPGQFPLLLCLTDDNLWLLVPCQAVVSLHAELSCLQVDSVMVPELQRGGELRHGDQQSGGLALAVAHMAGRHDMTTPQYDLAGEVLTQARLVQALEQEQEQHPAHRWGDRKQLKKHRRRMEELEEEIEERQRLLHHRANRHWETFLSLLEILQQFGCLDDLEPTEIGRTVAALRGDNELWLGLALMSGHLDDLEPPDLAAVFEAISTEVNRPDLWSGFPPPPAAEEALHDLSGLRRELLRAQERRSVVVPAWWEPELMGLVEAWARGTDWTDLIANTSLDEGDVVRIMRRTVDLLAQVPYCEAISEQLRSKARQALRAINRFPVAEADDLLRQAGELNPATERAA, translated from the coding sequence ATGACATCCACGGCGCCGCCTACGACTGACCCCGGCGCTGAAGGGCCAGCCCCACTCGATCTGGCGGGCATCTTCCCCTTCCCTCTGGACGGCTTCCAGCTGGAGGCCATTGATGCCCTGAACCAGGGGCATTCCGTCGTCGTCAGCGCTCCCACCGGATCGGGCAAGACCCTGGTCGGTGAATATGCGATCCATCGGGCCCTGGCTCACGGCCAGAAGGTCTTCTACACCACACCTCTGAAGGCGCTCTCCAACCAGAAACTGCGCGATTTCCGCGATCAGTTCGGGGAGCAGAACGTCGGCCTGATGACCGGTGATCTCAGCGTGAACCGCGAGGCATCGATCGTCGTGATGACGACGGAGATCTTCCGGAACATGCTCTACGCCGAGGCCGATGAGCACGACGACCCCCTCGCGGATGTGGAAGCGGTCGTTCTGGATGAATGCCATTACATGAACGATTCCCAGCGCGGCACGGTCTGGGAGGAATCGATCATCCATTGCCCCCCTCCCGTGCAACTGGTGGCGCTCTCGGCCACCGTCGCCAACGCCGGTCAGCTCACCGACTGGATCGAGAAGGTTCACGGTCCAACGCAGCTGGTGATCAGTGATCACCGCCCGGTGCCGCTGCAGTTCAGCTTCTGCAGTGCCAAGGGTCTGCATCCTCTCCTGAATGAACAGGGAACCGGTCTGCATCCCAACTGCAAGGTCTGGAGGGCTCCCAAGGGGCAGAAACGCAAGGGGCGTTCCCCCAAGCCGCCCCAGCCGGAACCGCCTCCGATCAGTTTCGTGGTCGCTCAGATGGCGGAGCGGGACATGCTCCCAGCCATTTATTTCATTTTCAGTCGCCGGGGCTGTGACAAAGCGGTGCGGGATCTGGGGGTGCAGTGTCTGGTGAGCCCCGAGGAGCAGGCCCGCATCCGCGAGCGGTTCACCGCCTACAGCCAGGCCAACCCCGAGGCCGTGCGGGACGGCCTGCATGCGGATGCCCTGCTGCGTGGCATCGCCGCACACCACGCCGGCGTTTTGCCGGCCTGGAAGGAGTTGATCGAAGAGCTGTTCCAGCAGGGCCTGGTGAAGGTGGTCTTCGCCACCGAGACCCTGGCGGCGGGCATCAACATGCCTGCCCGCAGCACGGTGATCTCCGCTTTGTCCAAGCGCACCGAGCGGGGGCATCGTCCGCTCATGGGCAGTGAGTTCCTGCAGATGGCCGGTCGGGCCGGGCGGCGCGGTCTCGACTCCCGCGGCTACGTGGTGACCGTGCAGAGTCGCTTCGAGGGCGTCCGCGAAGCGGGACATCTGGCCACCAGTCCCGCCGATCCGCTGGTCAGCCAGTTCACCCCCAGCTACGGCATGGTGCTCAACCTGCTCCAGCGCCATGACCTGGACAAGGCGCGGGAACTGGTGGAGCGCAGCTTCGGCCGCTACCTGGCCAGTCTCGATCTGGTGGAGGAGGAGGACATCCTTTCTCAGCTGCGTCTGCAGCTCGGTCAGCTGGAGGGGGTCGCCGGAGACGTGCCTTGGGAGGACTTCGAGAATTACGAAAAGCTGCGGGGCCGGCTGCGGGAAGAGCGGCGCCTTTTGCGCATCCTCCAGCAGCAGGCCGAGGAGACCCTGGCCAATGAGCTCACCCTGGCGCTGCAGTTCGCCAGCACCGGCACCCTGGTGAGCCTCAAGTCACCCCAGCTGCGCGGCCGGGTCACCCCGGCGGTGATCGTCGAGAAGGTGAACGGTCCGGGTCAGTTCCCGCTGCTGCTCTGCCTCACCGACGACAATCTGTGGCTGCTGGTGCCCTGCCAGGCGGTGGTCAGCCTCCACGCCGAGCTGAGCTGCCTGCAGGTGGACAGCGTGATGGTGCCGGAACTGCAGCGTGGCGGTGAGCTGCGCCATGGGGATCAGCAGAGCGGAGGACTGGCCCTGGCCGTGGCTCATATGGCCGGCCGTCATGACATGACCACTCCCCAGTACGACCTGGCCGGCGAAGTGCTCACGCAGGCCAGGCTCGTACAGGCCCTCGAACAGGAGCAGGAGCAGCATCCGGCGCATCGGTGGGGGGATCGCAAGCAGCTCAAGAAGCACCGCCGCCGCATGGAAGAGCTGGAAGAGGAGATCGAGGAACGACAGCGGCTGCTGCATCACCGAGCGAACCGACACTGGGAGACCTTCCTGTCCCTGCTGGAGATCCTGCAGCAGTTCGGCTGCCTCGATGATCTCGAGCCGACCGAGATCGGACGCACCGTCGCGGCTCTGCGCGGCGACAACGAACTCTGGCTTGGACTGGCTCTGATGAGCGGACACCTCGATGATCTCGAGCCGCCTGATCTTGCGGCGGTGTTCGAGGCGATCAGCACCGAGGTGAACCGACCGGATCTCTGGAGTGGCTTTCCGCCACCGCCGGCAGCGGAGGAGGCCCTGCATGATCTGAGCGGGCTGCGGCGCGAGCTGCTGCGGGCTCAGGAGCGTCGTTCCGTGGTGGTCCCCGCCTGGTGGGAGCCGGAGCTGATGGGACTGGTGGAGGCCTGGGCGAGGGGGACCGACTGGACCGATCTGATCGCCAACACCTCCCTGGATGAGGGTGATGTGGTGCGCATCATGCGCAGAACGGTCGATCTGCTGGCTCAGGTTCCCTACTGCGAGGCGATCAGCGAGCAGCTGCGCAGCAAGGCCCGTCAGGCCCTGCGGGCGATCAACCGTTTCCCTGTGGCGGAAGCGGATGATCTGCTCAGGCAGGCCGGCGAGCTGAACCCGGCGACGGAACGGGCGGCCTGA
- a CDS encoding bile acid:sodium symporter family protein translates to MSPERFTLLFPLWTLLGAVVALLWPPLFIWFRGPLITLGLGVIMLGMGLGLAPQDFLRVGQRPRPVFIGLAAQFLVMPSLAATLAWGLQLSPPLAVGLILVGCCPGGTASNVVALIARADVALSVVMTTLSTLAAVVLTPRLTELLASQYVPVNGWTLFLKVVQVVLLPVALGVVLKQGFPRVARRVQPVMPPLAVVMIVMIVASIVGSQRAALIEQGPRLLMACLLLHGGGFLLGHLIPRLLGEPVPVRRTISIEVGMQNSGLAVVLARSGGFASPITALPGAISAVIHCLIGSGLAASWRRSEPSDG, encoded by the coding sequence ATGTCTCCGGAGCGCTTCACGCTGTTGTTCCCGCTCTGGACCCTGCTCGGCGCGGTGGTCGCCCTGCTCTGGCCTCCGCTGTTCATCTGGTTCCGCGGTCCGCTGATCACGCTGGGGCTCGGGGTGATCATGCTGGGGATGGGCCTGGGACTGGCGCCCCAGGATTTTCTCCGGGTGGGTCAGCGGCCACGGCCGGTGTTCATCGGATTGGCCGCTCAGTTTCTGGTGATGCCCAGCCTTGCGGCGACCCTGGCCTGGGGGCTGCAGCTGTCTCCGCCGCTGGCCGTCGGGCTGATCCTGGTGGGGTGCTGTCCCGGAGGGACCGCCAGCAATGTGGTGGCGCTGATCGCCCGTGCGGATGTGGCCCTTTCCGTGGTGATGACCACGCTCAGCACGCTGGCGGCTGTGGTGCTGACCCCACGGCTGACGGAACTGCTGGCCAGTCAGTACGTGCCGGTGAATGGATGGACCCTGTTCCTCAAGGTGGTGCAGGTGGTGCTGTTACCGGTGGCGTTGGGGGTGGTGCTGAAGCAGGGCTTCCCGCGGGTGGCCCGGCGTGTTCAGCCTGTGATGCCACCCCTGGCGGTGGTGATGATCGTGATGATCGTGGCGAGCATCGTGGGCAGCCAACGGGCTGCTCTGATCGAGCAGGGGCCGCGACTGCTGATGGCCTGCCTGCTGCTGCATGGCGGCGGTTTCCTGCTCGGGCATCTGATCCCGCGACTGCTGGGTGAGCCGGTGCCGGTGCGTCGCACCATCAGCATCGAAGTAGGGATGCAGAATTCAGGACTGGCGGTGGTGCTGGCCCGAAGCGGTGGTTTCGCCAGCCCGATCACCGCGTTGCCTGGGGCCATTTCAGCGGTGATTCACTGCTTGATCGGCAGTGGCCTTGCAGCGAGCTGGCGTCGGTCGGAGCCGTCAGACGGCTGA